One genomic window of Planctomycetaceae bacterium includes the following:
- a CDS encoding ATP-binding protein yields the protein MTRLEAQVQALTNQLRHAQRLATIGTVAAMVAHEFNNILTPILNYATLAKRNPSLTDKALTHAATGGARAAEICQAILGISGPGEAQAQHVNVRQAVQDVLAAMAREPAKDRIDLALDVPEDLTVLARPVELHQVLLNLLMNARTALLGSKGPRRLAVKAWTEGGRTVVQVSDNGPGIAPENLPLIFDPFFTTGQRPDGSGGNGLGLAVCREIVTAAGGTIEAQSQPGAGASFTLTLNP from the coding sequence GTGACCCGCCTGGAGGCGCAGGTTCAGGCGTTGACGAACCAGTTGCGTCACGCTCAGCGCCTCGCGACGATCGGGACCGTCGCGGCGATGGTCGCCCACGAGTTCAACAACATTCTCACGCCGATCCTCAACTACGCCACGCTGGCCAAACGCAACCCCTCGCTGACGGACAAGGCCCTGACCCACGCCGCTACCGGCGGCGCGCGGGCGGCAGAGATCTGCCAGGCGATCCTGGGCATCAGCGGCCCGGGCGAGGCCCAGGCCCAGCACGTCAACGTGCGACAGGCCGTGCAGGACGTGCTGGCCGCGATGGCGCGCGAACCGGCCAAGGACCGCATCGACCTGGCACTCGACGTGCCGGAAGATTTGACGGTGCTCGCCCGGCCGGTCGAACTGCACCAGGTGCTGCTGAATCTGCTGATGAACGCCCGTACGGCGTTGCTGGGCAGCAAAGGCCCGCGCAGGCTCGCGGTCAAGGCCTGGACCGAGGGCGGCCGCACCGTCGTGCAGGTGTCCGACAATGGCCCGGGGATCGCCCCGGAGAATCTGCCGCTGATCTTCGACCCCTTCTTCACCACCGGCCAGCGCCCCGACGGCTCGGGCGGCAACGGTCTGGGCCTGGCCGTCTGCCGCGAGATCGTCACCGCCGCCGGCGGAACGATCGAAGCCCAAAGCCAACCCGGCGCCGGCGCGTCCTTCACCCTGACGCTGAATCCATAA
- a CDS encoding prepilin-type N-terminal cleavage/methylation domain-containing protein, with the protein MKKAFTLVELLVVVVAVSMLVAVMFYGSGCGIGNAISEARKSACQANLKIIGGAFREYELKNARFARIRGHVSGDAAAKYEPAGTSDKLEDVAVAPMNEIWVLVERALIPENILKCGGDKDWKPRMVDGTTIKINGWSSDTQFSYGIQFPYDKNLQGTRSAANPSISPEKGGFTANSVFMADMAKRGAADPVVKKSDDLQNHRDGISYLTRGGTVGFHTRPTPDSVIHGDEIYADALSGDGICPANSPADSVICPGAIDGK; encoded by the coding sequence ATGAAGAAAGCGTTCACTCTGGTGGAGTTGCTGGTTGTCGTCGTGGCGGTATCGATGCTGGTGGCCGTGATGTTCTATGGCAGCGGCTGCGGGATCGGCAATGCGATCAGCGAAGCGCGGAAAAGTGCGTGCCAGGCGAATCTCAAGATCATCGGCGGGGCCTTCCGGGAATATGAACTAAAGAATGCCAGGTTCGCGCGCATCCGCGGCCATGTCAGCGGCGATGCAGCAGCCAAGTATGAGCCAGCCGGCACCAGCGACAAGCTCGAAGACGTTGCGGTCGCTCCGATGAACGAGATCTGGGTGCTCGTCGAGAGAGCCTTGATTCCCGAGAACATCCTCAAGTGCGGCGGCGACAAGGACTGGAAGCCGCGCATGGTCGACGGAACGACCATCAAGATCAACGGCTGGTCGTCCGACACGCAGTTCTCGTACGGAATCCAGTTCCCCTACGACAAGAACCTCCAGGGCACCCGAAGCGCGGCCAATCCTTCGATCAGTCCGGAAAAAGGCGGGTTCACTGCCAACAGCGTGTTCATGGCCGACATGGCCAAGCGCGGCGCGGCCGACCCGGTCGTGAAGAAGTCCGACGATCTTCAAAATCACCGCGACGGCATCTCCTACCTGACGCGGGGCGGCACCGTAGGCTTTCACACAAGGCCCACTCCCGACTCGGTCATCCACGGCGACGAGATCTACGCCGATGCCCTCAGCGGCGACGGCATCTGTCCGGCCAACTCCCCAGCCGACTCGGTGATTTGCCCCGGCGCGATCGACGGAAAATGA